GTCGTATTGTTTTCATAGGTGAGAGTGGGCTAGGGTTATAAAATTGAGATTACTGGCAGCCGCCACCATTGATAATGATCTGACCGTCAAACTTCTGATATTCTGCATTGATCGTCTTGCAAATCACTTCCAGCTTTTCATCGAATGTCTCCGTTTTCAGTGATGCACTGAGCTCGCATTCTTTCAGTTGCTCGCGATTAAAGCGAATCGCTATCCCGTAGGATTTTTCCAGATCTTCAAAAACTTTGGCAATAGGTACTGAGTCGTAATTAAACTGGAACACCTCTTTACCTTTTGCGATAATCGCAGGCTGTTCGACCAGGGTTTTGTTAAATTCCTCTGTTTGGCGTGAGAAGACGGCCTTTTGGTTCGGTAGCAGCAGCAGTCCATTCTTTGCTGACAAATTCACGTCTTTATTCGTCAAATGGTCTTTTTCCCTGAAAACGGAAACTTGCCCCGACGAAACATTGACCAGCACATCCTTTTCATCGTCGAAGGCACGTACCTTGAATTTCGTACCCAAAACCTTCGTAACCACCTCATTCGCATAAACCAGAAAGGGCTTACGAGCATTTTTAGTTACCTCAAAAGTGGCTTCTCCGGACAAAAACACATCTCTGGTGGCTTTGTTAAACTGACTGCTAAAAGCCAGCTTGCTGCCCGGTGCCAGCTCCACGACCGAGCTGTCAGGCAAAACGATACTTTCGACCTCTTTACCAGTATTGACCTTTTCCACATAGGTCGCGTTATGATCTGCAATCCGGTTAGCGTAGTAAGTTTTGGAGTCCTGCCTGGTTAGCCACATCGCTGCAAATAATCCGCAAATCACAAGTACCGATGCCGCAGCAAGCCATTTGAAACGGTTCAACGGTCCCACGAATGGGGTTGTTTCCGCAATGTTGTTTGTTTCCTTAATCCTTTGCAGCAGTCCGTTGATCGTGTCTTCCGAGAGCACAGTAGCGGCATAATGATGCAGCCCGATGCGGATGGATTCGAGCAAATGTACTGCCTGGGTCCATTCATCCACATTGGCCGGGTTACCTGCCAGCCAGGAGTTCCACAACGCGTTGGTACGTTCGTCAGGGGAGAGCTGGTGGCTTACGAAGTCGTCGCAGGTCAGAAAGTCAGCTACCGTAAAGTGGTCGAATGATGGAGTCAATGGGTTTCTCGTTTTCTGGAATTTGCATATAGATGACCAATTCAGAAAAACGTACTCAGTTTAACCCAAAAAAATATAGAAAAAGTGAATAAATAGGCAACACGATCCAGCCACGAAGCTTTTCGACAGCCCGAAATACCAGATTTTTAGCAGATTGCGTATTCATTTCCAGAATGTCGCCGATCTGGTTGTAGTTGAGGTTTTCAATAAATCGCAGTTTTATGGCCTCTTGCTGCCGGTGGGGTAATTTTGAAATCAGCATCCGCAATTTTTCCTGCCGGGAAGTCGCCACTTCCAGTTCTTCCAGAATTTCAAGATCAGTAGGTTCAAACATTTCGATGTTCACTTCTGAAAGCGGCGCGAATGCCCTTTCCTTACGCTCCAACAAATGCATGACCCTGGTTTTGAGTGCTTTTAACAAATAATATTTAACATTGTCAGGCACAGAAAGCCTCTCACGCTTCACCCACAGCTCAGTAAAAACGTCGTGAATGCAATCCAGCACGAAAGCCTCCGAAGTAGTAACCAGACTGGAACCATACCGGTACATGTCCTTGATATACAGCCGATAAAGCTTAGTGTAAGCCTCCTCGTCTCCGTGCTGGAATGCGATCCAAAGTTCTTGTTCGGTTACCTGGGACAATGTTGTACTGATTAAAAATGTTATCCGTGGTCTAAAAGCAACCGGCAACCCAAGATTTACCGTGCGTCATCACAGTATTACTGTCCGATTTTTTTTGACCCGAAAACTAACCAATGCGACGGGGGCACGCTGGCCTGCACAACTTACCTGTTTAGATCAATGTCCAAAACTACTTATTACAGGTTACCGCCCTTAAAAATCGTAAAACCTGCTTTTACATTAAAACCCTGGCGCAAAATGCCGGTTTTGGTTCCATATTCCTTTTTGCTGCGGATGAATGTTCTGGCAATGTTACGCTCATATTCGGCGGACAAAGTAAACCTCTTCCATTTGAAGCCGGTTGCCAGGGCAAACGTGGGTACTACCCGCTGATGGTCCAGCGCATTGTATTGGATTTCTTTCGTATAATTTACTTCGCGCATGTACGCCACAAAGTAATCTACCTGCACCAGACCTTCTGTAAAGAACTTTACCTGCGACTGTGGATTGATGTACCATCTAAGTCCCGTTCCAACCGAACCCCAGTGGTATCTCTCATTCTCGCCAAAAATATACGATCCGTTAAAATTGCACAGGCAGAGTGCATTTTCTTCCATTTTATTGTTGAGATATTTCAGTCTCGCAAGAACTGAGAAACGTTGGTTCAACGACTTCTCAACCCAGATGGAAGCGTTCCAGGAATTAATCGATTTAAAGTTGGTGACAGTTCCAGGCCATAGCTCTGTGTCATAATATTTCCGGTTAAAGTGATCCTGGCCATAGCCAACGCTGATACCTACTTCCCACGGGCTTTTCTGTGCCAATGCAAACTGGCCAATCAGTACATTGGCCATTGTCAAATAGTAAAGTCGTAACAGTTGCTTCATGTCTCAGTATAAGGTTATTAGTGATGATAATGTAACCCAAATATAATGTGAGTATACTAAATATTTTCACAAGTAACCTTTTGTATATCATTTTTTGTATTGATAATTTGTTTCGACTCTGCTTTACCAAACCTGGCTATGAAAAATAACTAGCCGCGAACAGGTACTTTCTCACTTTTCACCGCAGACAAATAAACCCAGGCAATGAAGAACACTTGCAATGGTATCCTGAACCATAGATAACCCGGCCCGTTACCATCATGGCTGGCGGTTTGAAGATTGATATGGTTTTGGGCGGCGTAAATGTTGGCTGGGAGGAGTAGTACAAAAAACAAAATCAGCAACCAGCCCGTAAGCACCCGGAATTTGGGTAAGAGTAGCCCGGCGGCTGCGGCAAATTCCACTATTCCCGTCGCGTAGATGATCAGTTCCCGCTGACCGATGAATTCCGGCAGCATCATGGCCATTCCTTTGGTGAATGCGAAGTGTGCAATTCCTGTGACGACCAGCATAGCTGCCATTCCGATCCGTGCGGCCAGTGCGACTTCATAAGTTCCCCTTGTTTTTTTGATGACCAGCAAAGCGATCACGAAGACGAGTATTAAAATAATTTCGGGCATAACGCTTTCTTTTTTTTCTTACAAAGGTCGGCCGATATGTATTCCCGAAAAATGAACCCGGGTTAATAAATTCGCTTACGGATGCGGCTCAGTGCTTGCGGCGTAATACCAATGTAAGATGCCAGGTACCTGCCAGGAATCAGCTGAATGAGCCGGGTTTGTTCTTTGAAAAGGTTCAAATACCGCTCCTCGGCGCTCTGCGTCAAAAAATCCATTTCGCGGCGGGCTTTGGTCAAAAACAGCTGCTCAGCCGCGTACCTGCCAATGCGGTTCCCGACGCTCGTAGTGGCATAAATCGTCTGCAAATCCGGATAACTGATCCGCCATAATGTGGTTTTGGCCAATGCCTGGACATTAAAACTGGCAGGCGATTGGGTGATAAAAGAACTATAACCACTCAGAAATTCACCTGCAAATGCGAAGTCAAATGTGAGTTCTTCCTCCTTTTTGGAAAGAAAAAAACGGGCCATACCTTCTTCAATGAACGAAAGATAGCCTTCGGCCGCGAGAGCTTCGAAGAAAATGCATTCCATTCATCGTCGGACAGAGGGGTGATGGCTTCAAAGTAGTCGCGGATTGCCTGCATATCAAAAAAATTTACAGTAAATCTAATATTATCTCTAATTCTATTTATATTAAAGTTCCTTATAGGTTAATGCGTTACTGGGCTATTCAAACCGATTTTTGAATGAAGATCTTCGCTGCATTCGCCATATTATTTTTTGCAATTTGGGATAAAGCACTGTGCCAGAGCCTGATCAATGAACGTCATGCTGGTCCACAGGCAGCATTGTCGGTGGTGCAGCCGCCCCAGCCTCCTACGGTTACGAAGAAAAGGGTTTCAGTAAGGGTTTTGGATAAAAATACATTAAAACCAGTCATTTCTACGCTGATTGTTACGGGTCAAAAGCCCGGTAAACAGATCATTCCAACATTTGAAAACGGCGTGTATAAATTCAAGATCCCCGTGAATGACACCAGCATCATCTCCATTTTTGCCGACGGCTACGAACTGCTGATCGAATCCATTACGGCTAATAAAATGGGTGCAAGGGAGGTTTTTTATCTCACCCCCAAATCAGAAGCAGCATCAGCCGCCAACGCAATGCTGGTGTCCAATCGTACCCCAACCGGTTCCAGACGCATTCTGACCGAGGAAGTCAGATCGGTACTGCATTTCAAAAGAAGCAGGGCCATTATCCTCACAGCCTCGAAACCCGAGCTGGACCGGCTTGTGGAGCATTTGGCAGAGAACCCAGAGATCAGCATCAGGCTGGCAGGGCATACCGACAGCGAAGGTGATGCGGGAAAGAATATGAGCCTTTCCAATGAGCGGGTGAAAGTGGTGAAGCAATACCTGGTAGACCACCACATAGCTGCGGGCAGGATCTCAGGCAAAGGTTTTGGCAGCAATGTACCCGCTGCGCCAAACGACTGTGAGGAAAACCGCAGACGAAACCGGCGTGTGGAAATCATTGTGACTGAGGAATAACGAGTGGTAATTTACCCGTTTTTAAAAAATCAATACAAAAGATTTGTTTATCTGTTGCCTATAATTTTACTTTGTCTATATATTTAATAGATTAATAGCTTTGTTACCACCAGCACAGCTATTTAAAAAAGCATCTGATATTTCATTGACGATGAATTCACATTTATAACCGGTAACTTACATTGATCCTATGGTGGTTTCTCCTCTGCTTTTTCTTCAAATCTCCACATTTACCTTCTTGCTACTGAGCGGCTTTTCCAGTGTTTTTGCTCAAAAAAAGACTGTCCCCGAAACACGCCCGAACATCATCCTGATCATGGTCGACGACCTGGGATACTCCGATATCGGTGCTTATGGGTCTGAGATCAAAACCCCGAACCTGGACCAGCTGGCGTCCGAAGGGATTCGTTTCCGCGAATTTTACAATAATTCCATCTGCGCCCCGACGCGTGCATCGCTCATTACCGGCCAGTACCCGCACAAGGCAGGGGTTGGTTATTTCAATGTCAATCTCGGCTTGCCGCCTTATCAGGGATATCTCAATAAAGAATCGCTCACATTTGGAGAGGTGCTGCGCGGCGCCGGGTACAGCACCCTGCTGAGCGGAAAGTGGCACGTTGGTGACGACAGCCTTGCATGGCCGAACCAGCGCGGATTTGACCGTTTTTACGGCTTTATCGGCGGGGCGAGCAACTATTTTGATATCGGCCAATATGGGCAGGCGCCGCCCGTTCCATTGGTTGAAAACAACAAGAGGACGACATTGCCCAAGGACAAATACCTCACCGACGAAATCGCCGATCACGCGATCAGCTTTCTGGATGAGCAAAGCAAAACGTCCAAACCATTCTTTTTATACCTCTCATTCAATGCGCCGCACTGGCCGTTACAGGCACTTCCCGAAGACATTGCCAAGTACAAAGGCCGGTACAGCGTAGGCTGGGACTCGCTCAGGGCCGAGCGCATTCGCCGCCAGAAAGCATTGGGTATTTCCGATCCAAACCAGGCGATCGCCGTCAGGGATAATCAGGTACCATTGTGGGATAACGTTCCTTACGATGAAAAGAAACTTTGGGAAGCCAAAATGGAGATCTACGCCGCCATGGTTGACCGCGTTGATCAGAACATTGGCAAGCTTCTCGAAAAGTTGAAAGCGTTGAAAAAAGATGATAACACATTGATAGTCTTTATTTCCGACAATGGTGCACAAGGCGGTTATTCAGGTTCGTCGGGACGCAAGCCGCCACGCAATACCGGCCCGATAGGAACCGCCGGATCTTACGGCTACCAGGACCAGTCGTGGGCGTACGTCTCTAACACGCCGCATGCATACTATAAAAACAACATGCACGAAGGAGGAATCAGCGCGCCATTCATCGCCTGGTTTCCAAAGCAGATCAAAGCCAACAGCATTGTGAAAGGCACCGGTCACCTCATCGACCTTGCGCCTACATTCTACGAGCTCGCCAACGCCAAATATCCGGCAACATGGAATGGTACCAACATTCATGTACTCCCGGGAAAAAGCCTCGTGCCGGTACTGACTGGTAAAAGTGAGCAGGTGGGCCGGGAAGAGCCCATATTCTGGGAAAGAGCAGGTAACCGCGCAGTACGAAAAGGAAAATGGAAAATTGTTTCCACCTATCCCTCCTACAAATGGGAGCTATACGATCTCGAAAAAGACAGGGGTGAAACGACCGACCTGGCAGCCTCGCGAACTGACATTGTTAACGAGCTATCGGCTGACTATGTGCGCTGGGCTGATAAAACCGGCGTCGTGGACTACGACAAGATCAAACCTGCCAACCCGATCGGAGACCCCGTACCACGGCAGGCCAACGGCATGCGAAGGGATATTCCGTGATTAAATAAAAAGAAGCATGTCAGAAAGTGGCGTTATTTGCTTTAAGAGAGCGGCTTGTATGGTTTTTTCAAAGATTCGACCCAGCAGACTAATTCTGCTACGACGCAACCCGAGGTGTTCAAAACGTTCTTTGGAGCATTGGATCAATGGTACAGTGAGGTTACCAAAGATACAGATACAACGAGCCCGGTTTGCCGACATCAAGGCGATTGAATTGGAATTACTGAAATAATATGCCGCCGCACTGGTAGAATCACAGCGCACGTTGTTTTTTAAGGAGCCTGCCCGAAATGGCTGGCTTTTTTAATATGACGTTCCAATTCAAACCATAGATACAAATGCAGAAATTATTCAAAAACGCTTTTTTGCTGATTGGTATAACGGTCTACACTTTCACCAATGTTTTCTCTCAAAGTAAACCGGTTACTATTGAAATTGATCTGGGAAAATCCATAGCACCGATGAAGCCCGTTTGGGCGTGGTTTGGGTACGACGAACCTAACTATACTTACATGAAGGACGGTAAGAAATTGCTGACCGAGATTGCTGCTTTGAGTCCCGTGCCCGTGTATGTACGCGCACATTGCCTGCTATGTACGGGCGATGGCACGGCTGCGTTGAAATGGGGTTCTACCAATGCCTATACCGAGGACAGCAATGGTAACCCGGTTTACAACTGGGCGATTGTAGACAGCATTTTTGACACTTATGTAAAAAGAGGAATGAAGCCGCTGGCGCAGATCGGATTTATGCCGGAAGCGATGTCGACCCATCCGCAGCCATATCAGCACGACTGGAAACCGGGCGATCCTTACGGCAAGATCATGACGGGCTGGGCATACCCTCCCAAGGATTACAAGAAATGGGCTGCTCTGGTGTATGCCTGGGTAAAGCACAGCGTGGAGCGATATGGGCAAAAGGAAGTGGAAAGCTGGTACTGGGAGGTATGGAATGAACCGAATGGATACTGGAAAGGTACAATGGATGAGTTTTTTAAATTATACGATTACTCCGCCGATGCAGTCAAACGTGCATTGCCGACTGCAAAAATAGGAGGGCTGAACATTGCCGGAACGTCAAGCCCGGGCGGTACCAAATGGTTGACCGAGTTTCTGAAACATTGCGCCGAAGGTACCAACTACGTCACCGGCAAAATCGGTGCGCCGCTGGATGCTGTTTTGTTTCATGCCAAAGGTTCGCCCAAACTGGTGGACGGCATGGTGCGGATGAACATGAGCCCGCAGCTGCGCGACATTCAGACGGGCTTTAAGTCGGTACTGGCATATCCTCAGTTCAAAAACCTGCCGCTCATCGTGGGAGAATCCGACCCGGAAGGCTGCGCCGCTTGCGGAATGGCTACCAACCCATCCAATGCCTACCGGAACGGGACGATGTATTCGAGCTACACGGCGGCTACTTTTGCGAGAAAATATCAGTTGGAAGACCTGTATGGCGTTAATTTCCTGGGCGCAGTTTCCTGGTCATTTGAGTTTGAAAACCAGCCCTGGTTCTATGGCTTCCGCGACCTGGCAACCAATGGTGTGGACAAGCCGGTACTGAACGTTTTCAGGATGTTTGGCAAAATGAGCGGTGACCGCGTGGAGGTTAAAAGCGAACGCATGTACCCGCTGCAAATGGTACTGGATT
The genomic region above belongs to Dyadobacter pollutisoli and contains:
- a CDS encoding Crp/Fnr family transcriptional regulator; translation: MECIFFEALAAEGYLSFIEEGMARFFLSKKEEELTFDFAFAGEFLSGYSSFITQSPASFNVQALAKTTLWRISYPDLQTIYATTSVGNRIGRYAAEQLFLTKARREMDFLTQSAEERYLNLFKEQTRLIQLIPGRYLASYIGITPQALSRIRKRIY
- a CDS encoding DoxX family protein; the protein is MPEIILILVFVIALLVIKKTRGTYEVALAARIGMAAMLVVTGIAHFAFTKGMAMMLPEFIGQRELIIYATGIVEFAAAAGLLLPKFRVLTGWLLILFFVLLLPANIYAAQNHINLQTASHDGNGPGYLWFRIPLQVFFIAWVYLSAVKSEKVPVRG
- a CDS encoding FecR family protein, translating into MTPSFDHFTVADFLTCDDFVSHQLSPDERTNALWNSWLAGNPANVDEWTQAVHLLESIRIGLHHYAATVLSEDTINGLLQRIKETNNIAETTPFVGPLNRFKWLAAASVLVICGLFAAMWLTRQDSKTYYANRIADHNATYVEKVNTGKEVESIVLPDSSVVELAPGSKLAFSSQFNKATRDVFLSGEATFEVTKNARKPFLVYANEVVTKVLGTKFKVRAFDDEKDVLVNVSSGQVSVFREKDHLTNKDVNLSAKNGLLLLPNQKAVFSRQTEEFNKTLVEQPAIIAKGKEVFQFNYDSVPIAKVFEDLEKSYGIAIRFNREQLKECELSASLKTETFDEKLEVICKTINAEYQKFDGQIIINGGGCQ
- a CDS encoding OmpA family protein — encoded protein: MKIFAAFAILFFAIWDKALCQSLINERHAGPQAALSVVQPPQPPTVTKKRVSVRVLDKNTLKPVISTLIVTGQKPGKQIIPTFENGVYKFKIPVNDTSIISIFADGYELLIESITANKMGAREVFYLTPKSEAASAANAMLVSNRTPTGSRRILTEEVRSVLHFKRSRAIILTASKPELDRLVEHLAENPEISIRLAGHTDSEGDAGKNMSLSNERVKVVKQYLVDHHIAAGRISGKGFGSNVPAAPNDCEENRRRNRRVEIIVTEE
- a CDS encoding GH39 family glycosyl hydrolase; its protein translation is MQKLFKNAFLLIGITVYTFTNVFSQSKPVTIEIDLGKSIAPMKPVWAWFGYDEPNYTYMKDGKKLLTEIAALSPVPVYVRAHCLLCTGDGTAALKWGSTNAYTEDSNGNPVYNWAIVDSIFDTYVKRGMKPLAQIGFMPEAMSTHPQPYQHDWKPGDPYGKIMTGWAYPPKDYKKWAALVYAWVKHSVERYGQKEVESWYWEVWNEPNGYWKGTMDEFFKLYDYSADAVKRALPTAKIGGLNIAGTSSPGGTKWLTEFLKHCAEGTNYVTGKIGAPLDAVLFHAKGSPKLVDGMVRMNMSPQLRDIQTGFKSVLAYPQFKNLPLIVGESDPEGCAACGMATNPSNAYRNGTMYSSYTAATFARKYQLEDLYGVNFLGAVSWSFEFENQPWFYGFRDLATNGVDKPVLNVFRMFGKMSGDRVEVKSERMYPLQMVLDSSIRGARTDIGALASKDKKTAAVMVWNYHDDDKQGAAEPVEITFSNVSASSVKVTEYRIDQEHSNSYEVWKKMGSPQNPDAKQIATLEKAGQLETIGKSYQLKPKSGKAKISIALPRQAVSLLKLDW
- a CDS encoding arylsulfatase, yielding MVVSPLLFLQISTFTFLLLSGFSSVFAQKKTVPETRPNIILIMVDDLGYSDIGAYGSEIKTPNLDQLASEGIRFREFYNNSICAPTRASLITGQYPHKAGVGYFNVNLGLPPYQGYLNKESLTFGEVLRGAGYSTLLSGKWHVGDDSLAWPNQRGFDRFYGFIGGASNYFDIGQYGQAPPVPLVENNKRTTLPKDKYLTDEIADHAISFLDEQSKTSKPFFLYLSFNAPHWPLQALPEDIAKYKGRYSVGWDSLRAERIRRQKALGISDPNQAIAVRDNQVPLWDNVPYDEKKLWEAKMEIYAAMVDRVDQNIGKLLEKLKALKKDDNTLIVFISDNGAQGGYSGSSGRKPPRNTGPIGTAGSYGYQDQSWAYVSNTPHAYYKNNMHEGGISAPFIAWFPKQIKANSIVKGTGHLIDLAPTFYELANAKYPATWNGTNIHVLPGKSLVPVLTGKSEQVGREEPIFWERAGNRAVRKGKWKIVSTYPSYKWELYDLEKDRGETTDLAASRTDIVNELSADYVRWADKTGVVDYDKIKPANPIGDPVPRQANGMRRDIP
- a CDS encoding RNA polymerase sigma factor → MSQVTEQELWIAFQHGDEEAYTKLYRLYIKDMYRYGSSLVTTSEAFVLDCIHDVFTELWVKRERLSVPDNVKYYLLKALKTRVMHLLERKERAFAPLSEVNIEMFEPTDLEILEELEVATSRQEKLRMLISKLPHRQQEAIKLRFIENLNYNQIGDILEMNTQSAKNLVFRAVEKLRGWIVLPIYSLFLYFFGLN